In Microbulbifer sp. GL-2, the following are encoded in one genomic region:
- a CDS encoding hotdog fold thioesterase has translation MAIWHSTPTLQDINQGTAQCMPGYLGLQITEIGEDYLEGKLPVDHRTRQPFGILHGGANVVLAETLGSIGANLLVDTSKYYCVGQEINANHLRPVPDGEVVGRAKPVHIGRTSQVWEILIYAPNGKLSCISRITMAVVAHSGQ, from the coding sequence ATGGCAATCTGGCACAGCACACCCACCTTGCAGGATATTAACCAGGGTACGGCCCAATGTATGCCTGGCTATCTCGGTTTACAGATTACTGAGATCGGTGAGGACTATCTGGAGGGCAAGTTACCGGTAGATCACCGCACCCGTCAGCCTTTCGGAATTTTACATGGCGGTGCCAATGTAGTATTGGCTGAGACCCTGGGCTCCATCGGTGCCAACCTGCTGGTAGATACCAGCAAATACTATTGTGTTGGCCAGGAAATTAATGCAAATCACCTGCGCCCTGTGCCGGATGGCGAGGTCGTCGGCAGGGCCAAGCCTGTACATATCGGGCGTACCAGCCAAGTCTGGGAAATTCTGATTTATGCGCCCAACGGAAAGCTGAGCTGCATTTCCCGTATCACCATGGCGGTGGTGGCCCACAGTGGTCAGTAA
- the malT gene encoding HTH-type transcriptional regulator MalT — MPDCPEHTLARPRLLSLLNDCHSDQLLLVTAPAGYGKTTLVTSWASNQDNPVAWYTLDASDNEPSQFCRYLVESVHRATGNGVPQTYQLLTAPQCPDPASVVSHLLAELRALPSELRIVLDDYHQIDNQAVHDTTRFLLRHAPAGVGIVLTSRSQPPLGLATLRVQGRLLELGSDALALNTGEIAQLLKQRLPFTLDADRAAQLQHLSEGWPPAVQLFTLSVRDREEVDRYLAELEQGHSHILDYLAEEVLERLEPQLRDLLARTSILTRVNAQLAERLSGCDDGQQLLEEAARRGLFLQAQDSSRQWFRFHPVFARFLQRQLNNRNQVLELHSIACDTWQVLGQPVEALRHALAGGDRQRLRQLLDTQGEQLLRGGQSRLLRDCLEWLGAEELQHSARFTLLSAKMARENFEYDQCEKNLAAAESWLQRQDSQQWRQYEGAFATMRAQVAIARGQTLQAKEYAEEALGLLHSDQLGERISALLVTGETSFCLGALEQASTHMQEVEALAIAEKDIPSAAWAICQQTEIAFAQGLLKKSASLQEKVYNLVQKHHFSTLPISEFVCRLRGQLQWERGDLEGAERSARRGMQINRKVGEHWLLPEYTLLLKIAQARGEKEESLEWLNRIERLLSDERYHRDWIANADAARIRTWRALGNQQAVATWLEQAEPVADRPSNHFEQCHGRNHVRALIELHRWSDANRLLSRFQQVAGECGLVTDRLRNRVLESHLLWLREQHVQAVEAITEALRLAAGRDFRASFLQIGKPLIVILKTALEQGLGEAESAKAQELIRVTQQQPELDGGIRIELDDTIIREILASDAVPDFLRHSPLTPREWQVLNAIHSGLSNERIARHFKVAPSTIKTHIRSLYQKLDVKDRQEAIALAEQMLRSVQDRP, encoded by the coding sequence TTGCCGGACTGCCCCGAGCACACCCTGGCGCGCCCTCGCCTGCTGTCGTTACTCAACGACTGCCACAGCGACCAGTTGCTGCTGGTGACGGCACCCGCGGGCTATGGCAAAACCACACTGGTCACCTCCTGGGCATCGAATCAGGATAACCCGGTGGCCTGGTATACCCTGGATGCCAGTGACAACGAGCCGAGCCAGTTCTGTCGCTATCTGGTGGAAAGCGTGCATCGCGCCACAGGCAACGGTGTACCCCAGACTTACCAACTGCTGACTGCTCCCCAATGCCCGGACCCGGCCTCCGTGGTCAGCCACCTACTGGCCGAGTTACGCGCCCTGCCCAGCGAACTGCGCATAGTGCTGGACGACTACCACCAGATTGATAACCAGGCCGTACACGACACCACACGCTTTCTACTACGTCACGCCCCAGCCGGTGTCGGCATAGTACTCACCAGCCGCAGTCAGCCGCCCCTGGGGCTTGCAACATTGCGCGTTCAGGGGCGTCTGCTGGAGTTGGGCAGCGATGCGCTGGCCCTAAATACCGGAGAAATCGCACAACTTCTCAAACAGCGACTGCCATTCACCCTGGATGCCGACCGCGCTGCTCAACTGCAGCATTTAAGCGAGGGCTGGCCGCCAGCAGTGCAGCTATTTACCCTCTCTGTACGCGATCGCGAAGAGGTTGACCGCTATCTGGCCGAACTGGAACAAGGCCACAGCCATATTCTCGATTATCTCGCCGAGGAAGTGCTGGAACGACTGGAGCCTCAGCTGCGCGACCTGCTAGCACGTACTTCGATTCTGACCCGTGTAAACGCCCAACTGGCAGAACGCCTCAGTGGCTGTGACGATGGTCAACAGTTGCTGGAGGAGGCCGCACGACGCGGACTCTTCCTGCAGGCACAGGACTCCAGCCGCCAGTGGTTCAGGTTCCACCCGGTATTTGCACGCTTCCTGCAGCGCCAGTTGAATAACCGGAATCAGGTGCTGGAGTTGCACAGTATCGCCTGTGACACCTGGCAAGTGCTGGGCCAGCCGGTCGAGGCCCTGCGCCACGCCCTCGCTGGCGGTGATCGCCAGCGCCTGCGCCAGCTGCTGGATACTCAGGGCGAACAGCTATTACGCGGCGGCCAGTCCCGCTTGCTGCGCGACTGCCTGGAGTGGCTCGGTGCCGAAGAGCTGCAGCATAGTGCGCGATTTACCCTGCTCTCAGCCAAAATGGCGCGAGAGAATTTTGAATACGATCAATGCGAAAAAAACCTGGCTGCCGCCGAGAGCTGGCTGCAGCGTCAGGACTCACAACAATGGCGCCAGTATGAAGGCGCCTTTGCCACTATGCGCGCCCAGGTCGCTATCGCCCGCGGCCAGACGCTGCAGGCTAAAGAATATGCTGAAGAGGCTCTAGGACTGTTGCACAGCGATCAACTGGGGGAGCGCATTTCCGCCCTGTTGGTCACCGGCGAGACCAGTTTCTGCCTCGGTGCCCTGGAGCAGGCCAGCACCCATATGCAGGAAGTGGAGGCCCTCGCCATTGCCGAGAAAGATATTCCCAGCGCCGCCTGGGCTATCTGCCAGCAGACCGAGATCGCTTTCGCCCAGGGGCTTTTGAAAAAGTCTGCATCGCTACAGGAGAAGGTGTACAACCTGGTACAAAAGCACCACTTCTCCACCCTGCCAATTTCCGAGTTTGTCTGCCGTCTGCGTGGCCAGCTACAGTGGGAGCGCGGCGATCTGGAAGGCGCAGAGCGCTCCGCCCGCCGCGGGATGCAGATCAATCGTAAAGTGGGCGAACACTGGCTGCTGCCGGAGTACACCCTGTTATTGAAAATTGCCCAGGCTCGAGGGGAAAAAGAGGAATCCCTGGAGTGGTTGAATCGCATCGAGCGCCTGCTCTCCGACGAGCGTTACCACCGCGACTGGATTGCCAATGCCGACGCCGCGCGTATCCGCACCTGGCGCGCACTGGGCAACCAGCAGGCTGTTGCCACCTGGTTGGAGCAGGCCGAACCGGTAGCGGATAGGCCCAGTAATCACTTTGAGCAATGTCACGGACGCAACCATGTACGCGCGTTGATTGAACTGCATCGCTGGTCCGATGCCAACCGCTTGTTAAGTCGCTTTCAACAGGTGGCCGGGGAGTGCGGCCTAGTAACCGACCGCCTGCGCAACCGCGTACTGGAGTCCCATTTGTTATGGTTGCGAGAGCAGCATGTCCAGGCTGTGGAGGCGATCACCGAGGCACTGCGTTTAGCGGCTGGGCGGGACTTCCGCGCCAGCTTCCTGCAGATAGGCAAGCCCTTGATCGTTATTTTAAAGACCGCCCTGGAGCAGGGTCTGGGTGAGGCTGAATCAGCCAAGGCTCAGGAGCTGATCCGGGTAACCCAGCAACAGCCTGAACTGGACGGTGGCATACGTATAGAGCTGGATGACACCATCATCCGGGAGATTCTCGCCAGTGACGCGGTACCGGACTTCCTGCGCCACTCTCCCCTCACGCCAAGGGAGTGGCAGGTACTGAACGCCATCCACTCAGGCCTATCGAACGAACGCATCGCGCGCCACTTCAAGGTCGCGCCCAGCACTATCAAAACCCATATCCGCAGCCTCTATCAAAAACTGGATGTAAAGGACCGCCAGGAGGCAATTGCCTTGGCCGAACAGATGCTGCGCTCTGTGCAGGACCGCCCCTGA
- a CDS encoding MBL fold metallo-hydrolase encodes MSLQFHSVPVTPFQQNCTLLWCDDSKRAAVVDPGGDLDKILTAVEERGLKLEKILLTHGHLDHVGGTATLSKQLQLPVEGPHKGDNFWIEQLPVQAQMFGFPAVEVFTPDRWLEQGDTVTVGEEELEVHHCPGHTPGHVVFFHRPSHLALVGDVLFAGSIGRTDFPQGDHDTLIRSIKERLWPLGDEVRFVPGHGPMSTFGKERQTNPFVADKRFG; translated from the coding sequence ATGTCGCTGCAATTTCACTCGGTCCCGGTTACTCCCTTTCAGCAAAATTGCACTTTGCTCTGGTGTGATGACAGCAAACGCGCCGCAGTAGTGGATCCGGGTGGCGACCTCGACAAGATTCTCACTGCTGTAGAAGAGCGTGGCCTTAAGCTGGAAAAAATATTGCTAACCCACGGCCATCTGGACCATGTGGGGGGCACTGCGACCCTGTCCAAACAGCTGCAATTACCTGTTGAAGGTCCGCATAAAGGCGATAATTTTTGGATAGAGCAGTTGCCGGTACAGGCACAGATGTTTGGTTTTCCCGCAGTGGAGGTGTTTACCCCGGACCGCTGGCTGGAACAAGGGGATACTGTCACTGTCGGTGAAGAGGAGCTGGAGGTGCACCACTGTCCTGGTCATACACCTGGCCACGTAGTGTTTTTTCACCGCCCGAGCCATCTGGCACTGGTGGGTGATGTTCTGTTTGCAGGTTCCATTGGGCGCACTGATTTTCCTCAGGGGGATCACGATACCCTGATCCGCTCGATCAAGGAGCGCCTCTGGCCTCTCGGCGATGAAGTACGCTTTGTGCCCGGCCACGGCCCCATGTCCACTTTCGGCAAGGAACGCCAAACTAACCCGTTTGTAGCGGACAAGCGCTTTGGGTGA
- a CDS encoding M48 family metallopeptidase produces MSEVREFIFEDIPYRVVRSARRKRLGLVLAQAGVEVRIPQRCAARHGHLFLQENIHWVRAQLLAANQRASQVPHYTYAFGEHFTWLGRQLPLERARNTRDAGMAPDSIRLYTRSQAPDQAQLQGALQRLYQREALALLKEKSQQVADQLGVIFSSVRVRRTKSKWGHCSIRGELQYNWLVCLAPEPIVDYLVAHEVCHLRHHNHSREFWQLVQGVCPRFKELRRWLRDNGHRLTV; encoded by the coding sequence GTGAGTGAAGTGCGCGAGTTTATTTTTGAGGATATTCCCTATCGAGTGGTGCGCTCTGCGCGCCGCAAGCGCTTGGGCCTGGTACTGGCACAGGCCGGAGTGGAAGTGCGGATACCGCAGCGCTGCGCCGCACGCCATGGTCACCTGTTCCTGCAGGAAAATATCCATTGGGTGCGTGCTCAGTTACTTGCGGCCAATCAACGCGCATCCCAGGTGCCGCATTACACCTATGCTTTTGGCGAACATTTTACCTGGCTGGGGAGACAACTGCCGCTAGAGCGCGCGAGAAACACTCGTGATGCCGGAATGGCCCCGGACTCCATTCGTCTCTATACCCGCTCACAGGCACCTGACCAGGCTCAACTGCAGGGCGCTTTACAGCGCCTTTACCAGCGTGAGGCACTGGCCCTGTTGAAAGAAAAATCTCAACAGGTGGCAGATCAACTGGGGGTGATATTCTCTTCGGTGCGTGTACGTCGCACCAAAAGTAAGTGGGGACACTGCAGTATCCGTGGAGAGCTTCAGTACAACTGGCTTGTTTGCCTGGCTCCCGAACCGATAGTGGACTACCTCGTTGCACATGAGGTATGCCATCTGCGGCACCATAACCACAGTCGGGAATTCTGGCAGTTGGTACAGGGAGTTTGCCCCCGCTTTAAAGAATTGCGCAGATGGTTGCGCGATAACGGCCACCGTCTCACTGTGTAA
- a CDS encoding DUF2799 domain-containing protein produces the protein MFAKLSVPLLIFAFVLSGCAVISEDECRAGLWYERGVQDGARGRSQSLVNDLAQECQSYEIYVDNEAWLRGHEEGVEQFCTPDNGYQQGRRGQKYEGVCTGPTADIFVQNYQRGLAEYRVEQHYRNLLWRRDNLERELYSLHYALRHTDNDGQRRSLHFQHSRLEWELRLLDMELHRYGLFGPHYYTPGLYPRGFFSSGFFYW, from the coding sequence ATGTTTGCAAAGTTAAGTGTGCCTCTGCTGATTTTTGCCTTTGTGCTGAGTGGTTGTGCGGTAATTTCCGAGGACGAATGTCGCGCTGGACTCTGGTATGAGCGCGGTGTGCAGGATGGTGCTCGCGGGCGCTCCCAGTCGCTGGTAAACGACCTGGCTCAGGAATGCCAGAGCTACGAAATTTACGTGGATAATGAAGCCTGGTTACGTGGTCACGAGGAGGGTGTAGAGCAGTTCTGCACACCAGACAACGGCTATCAACAGGGGCGCCGGGGGCAGAAATATGAGGGCGTGTGTACAGGCCCCACCGCCGATATCTTTGTGCAAAATTACCAACGCGGCCTGGCCGAGTACCGTGTTGAGCAACATTATCGCAACTTGTTATGGCGCCGCGACAATTTAGAGAGGGAGCTGTATTCCCTGCACTATGCTCTCAGGCATACCGACAATGATGGCCAGCGACGCTCTCTGCATTTCCAGCACAGTCGCCTGGAATGGGAACTGCGTTTGCTGGATATGGAATTGCACCGCTATGGGCTTTTCGGCCCCCATTACTACACTCCCGGCTTATATCCCCGCGGGTTTTTCTCTTCCGGCTTTTTTTACTGGTGA